In one Vanessa tameamea isolate UH-Manoa-2023 chromosome 12, ilVanTame1 primary haplotype, whole genome shotgun sequence genomic region, the following are encoded:
- the LOC113402404 gene encoding peptidyl-prolyl cis-trans isomerase 8 isoform X2, with product MTVDGDDKPQRDRVFMDISIGGLPSGRIIFELFNDIAPKTAENFRSLCAGDMGIGKNTGKPLTYKGMVFHRVVKDFMIQGGDFTHANGTGGESIYGGTFEDETFELQHDRPYLLSMANRGKDTNGSQFFITTQPAPHLDNVHVVFGHVAGGAALVRQLEALAVDRNARPLQDVVVANCGQLVRLKPGKKRKQEKEKEKESGEESDQSHKKDRKKKKDKKKRRHSDRSADDEVPEAPSHPLVTTSKIDPREIPEVPTNRFLMRGGRDQDRDNRNDARRDRERMHYRERERHSYTRSGRIIKGRGVFRYRTPSRSRSRSATPPHWRQAQRRIVKLQHVEIERRPIELERPKSKVAVQHHSKEGEEGTPERPREKEEGECDSTLDQSRHEKIDYNALDFEEDIEHDDRVAGSERAELLARALGVNPKRHDEWRGEARSPRRGPQSAVAAVPPPAAPAAPAAPAGPPGEYDPFSLLRSTFTKNRPARKEERPERYDKHREEKQLRDKHRNEREQKYSEHDDKTRNSNRQHPKEDRRQPDDERKSSERERNKERRDRTDVAKDNLKEVPLERQKSREDKRDRSRERYWSKERSDKREKDDRRERSREKDRNRDDKKKNDKDRKANSANVKDRSKSPTPERKQSSDRKSTDEEKKKEEERNEARKELMEIVRLIKSRQRERESKASETKKKRRSSSSSSDLDDRDKRHRSRSRGARPRRSRSPRSPRSPRSPRARRARRSGSSD from the exons ATGACGGTGGACGGTGATGATAAACCCCAAAGGGACCGTGTGTTTATGGATATTTCGATTGGTGGCTTGCCGTCCGGtcgtataatatttgaattatttaacgaTATAGCACCTAAAACTGCTGAGAATTTTCGTTCACTATGTGCTGGAGACATGGGCATTGGAAAAAATACAGGAAAACCTTTAACTTATAAG GGTATGGTCTTTCATCGAGTGGTGAAAGACTTCATGATACAAGGTGGTGACTTTACTCATGCCAACGGAACTGGTGGTGAATCAATTTATGGAGGGACATTTGAAG ATGAAACTTTTGAGCTCCAACATGATAGACCATATTTGCTGTCCATGGCTAACAGGGGCAAGGACACAAATGGTTCACAGTTCTTTAT AACAACACAGCCGGCGCCCCATCTCGACAA TGTGCACGTAGTGTTCGGGCAcgtggcgggcggcgcggcgctgGTGCGCCAGCTGGAGGCGCTGGCCGTGGACCGCAACGCGCGCCCGCTGCAGGACGTCGTCGTCGCCAACTGCGGCCAGCTCGTGCGCCTCAAGCCCG GCAAGAAGCGTAAGCAAGAAAAGGAAAAAGAGAAGGAGAGTGGGGAGGAATCGGACCAGTCCCACAAGAAAGATAGGAAGAAGAAGAAGGACAAGAAGAAGAGACG CCATTCAGACCGTTCAGCCGATGATGAGGTCCCCGAAGCGCCATCTCATCCCCTGGTCACAACATCTAAGATAGACCCGAGGGAGATACCTGAAGTACCAACTAACAGGTTTCTCATGAGAGGGGGTCGTGATCAAGACAGAGATAATAGGAATGACGCCAGGAGGGACCGAGAAAG gaTGCATTACCGTGAAAGGGAACGTCACTCTTACACCCGCAGTGGGAGAATCATAAAAGGTCGTGGAGTATTT CGCTACCGCACGCCGTCCCGCTCGCGCTCGCGCTCGGCCACGCCGCCGCACTGGCGCCAGGCGCAGCGCCGCATCGTCAAGCTGCAGCACGTCGAG ATTGAACGCAGGCCTATAGAACTGGAGAGACCAAAGAGCAAAGTGGCCGTGCAGCATCACAGCA AAGAAGGAGAAGAGGGCACTCCTGAGAGACCGCGGGAGAAAGAGGAGGGAGAGTGTGATTCAACTTTAG ATCAATCTCGTCACGAGAAGATAGATTACAACGCGTTGGACTTCGAAGAGGATATAGAACACGACG ATCGCGTGGCGGGCTCGGAGCGCGCCGAGCTGCTGGCGCGGGCGCTCGGAGTCAACCCCAAGCG GCACGACGAGTGGCGCGGCGAGGCGCGCTCCCCGCGGCGCGGCCCGCAGTCGGCCGTGGCCGCCgtgccgccgcccgccgcgcccgccgcgcccgccgcgcccgcgggGCCGCCCGGGGAGTACGACCCCTTCAGTCTGCTGCGCAGCACCTTCACCAAGAACAGGCCCGCCAG GAAAGAAGAACGTCCAGAGAGGTACGATAAACACAGAGAAGAGAAACAATTACGTGACAAGCACAGAAACGAGAGGGAGCAAAAATACTCGGAACACGACGACAAGACCAGGAACTCGAATAGACAGCACCCGAAGGAAGATAGGCGTCAACCAGACGACGAAAGGAAGTCGAGCGAAAGGGAACGAAACAAGGAACGCAGGGATCGCACCGATGTCGCGAAAGACAATCTTAAAGAGGTGCCTTTGGAAAGACAGAAGTCCAGAGAGGATAAGCGCGATAGGTCTAGGGAGAGGTATTGGTCCAAGGAGAGGAGCGATAAGAGGGAGAAGGACGATAGGAGGGAGAGGTCGAGGGAGAAAGATAGGAATAGAGATGACAAGAAGAAGAATGATAAGGACAGGAAGGCTAACTCGGCGAATGTTAAGGATAG ATCAAAATCACCAACTCCTGAACGCAAACAATCGTCGGATCGCAAGTCTACGGACGAAGAAAAGAAAAAG GAGGAAGAAAGGAACGAGGCTCGCAAGGAGCTGATGGAGATAGTCCGTCTCATCAAGTCGAGGCAACGCGAGCGGGAAAGTAAAGCCTCAG AGACTAAGAAGAAACGTCGTTCGTCGAGCTCGTCCTCGGACTTGGACGACCGAGACAAGCGTCACCGCAGTCGGAGCAG AGGGGCCCGCCCGCGCCGCTCGCGCAGCCCCCGCAGCCCCCGCAGCCCGCGCAGCCCCCGCGCGAGGCGCGCCCGCCGCTCCGGCTCGTCCGACTAA
- the LOC113402405 gene encoding heterogeneous nuclear ribonucleoprotein H2-like isoform X1, with protein MLGSGDGSHIIKLRGLPFSTTIEDVLDFLNGVNVLNEKDGVHLTEVRPGRPSGECFVEVQSQEDVEEALKKDKENMGKRYIEVFSTDRQDMEWALNAMRQSENGFDSIPNVTDDVGVVKLRGLPFGCSKEEIVQFFSGLTVAPDWVHLLSDHTGRASGEAFVYFVDKQSAQDALNRDREKIGHRYIEVFMSSADEMRAYRSRMESGGGFKSSRGYRPTPYDRNDRYGSRFGNRGRGSSFGRDPSHVTGGSGGGGGNSSGGGGGYSRGGGRRGGSYCVHMRGLPFKATPQDIAYFFKPIRPMNINILYDNSGRPSGEADVEFECHEDAMRAMRRDKNNMDHRYIELFLNSSPGSSFKPTRTFRNY; from the exons ATGTTGGGTTCGGGTGACGGTAGCCACATTATCAAACTACGGGGTTTGCCTTTCTCTACGACAATTGAAGATGTCCTCGATTTTTTAAACGGCGTAAATGTTTTGAATGAAAAGGATG GTGTTCACTTGACTGAAGTACGACCTGGAAGGCCATCAGGAGAATGTTTTGTTGAGGTGCAAAGTCAAGAAGACGTAGAGGAGGCTCTGAAAAAAGACAAGGAAAACATGGGGAAAAGATACATTGAAG tatTTTCTACTGACCGCCAAGACATGGAATGGGCTTTGAACGCTATGCGTCAAAGTGAAAATGGCTTCGATAGTATACCCAATGTCACCGATGATGTAGGTGTCGTTAAACTGAGAGGCTTGCCTTTCGGTTGCTCTAAAGAAGAAATTGTGCAGTTTTTTAGcg GGCTGACGGTGGCCCCTGACTGGGTGCACTTGCTCTCCGACCACACGGGGCGGGCCTCGGGCGAGGCGTTTGTATACTTCGTTGACAAGCAGAGCGCTCAAGACGCTCTCAACAGGGACAGGGAGAAAATAGGACACAG ATACATAGAGGTGTTCATGAGCTCCGCGGACGAGATGCGAGCGTACCGCTCGCGTATGGAGAGCGGTGGCGGGTTCAAATCCTCGAGAGGCTACCGACCCACGCCCTACGATAGGAATGACAGATATGGAAGCCGTTTCGGAAACAGGGGACGGGGAAGCTCGTTCGGACGAG ATCCGTCTCACGTTACAGGCGGCAGCGGTGGCGGTGGTGGTAACAGTAGTGGTGGCGGGGGTGGCTACTCTCGCGGCGGTGGTCGTCGCGGCGGCAGCTACTGCGTGCACATGCGCGGATTGCCCTTCAAGGCCACGCCGCAGGATATCGCTTAC ttttttaaaCCTATCCGGCCGATGAATATAAACATCCTATATGATAACAGCGGTAGACCATCCGGTGAAGCAGACGTTGAATTCGAATGTCACGAAGACGCCATGAGA
- the LOC113402405 gene encoding heterogeneous nuclear ribonucleoprotein H2-like isoform X2, translated as MLGSGDGSHIIKLRGLPFSTTIEDVLDFLNGVNVLNEKDGVHLTEVRPGRPSGECFVEVQSQEDVEEALKKDKENMGKRYIEVFSTDRQDMEWALNAMRQSENGFDSIPNVTDDVGVVKLRGLPFGCSKEEIVQFFSGLTVAPDWVHLLSDHTGRASGEAFVYFVDKQSAQDALNRDREKIGHRYIEVFMSSADEMRAYRSRMESGGGFKSSRGYRPTPYDRNDRYGSRFGNRGRGSSFGRGGSGGGGGNSSGGGGGYSRGGGRRGGSYCVHMRGLPFKATPQDIAYFFKPIRPMNINILYDNSGRPSGEADVEFECHEDAMRAMRRDKNNMDHRYIELFLNSSPGSSFKPTRTFRNY; from the exons ATGTTGGGTTCGGGTGACGGTAGCCACATTATCAAACTACGGGGTTTGCCTTTCTCTACGACAATTGAAGATGTCCTCGATTTTTTAAACGGCGTAAATGTTTTGAATGAAAAGGATG GTGTTCACTTGACTGAAGTACGACCTGGAAGGCCATCAGGAGAATGTTTTGTTGAGGTGCAAAGTCAAGAAGACGTAGAGGAGGCTCTGAAAAAAGACAAGGAAAACATGGGGAAAAGATACATTGAAG tatTTTCTACTGACCGCCAAGACATGGAATGGGCTTTGAACGCTATGCGTCAAAGTGAAAATGGCTTCGATAGTATACCCAATGTCACCGATGATGTAGGTGTCGTTAAACTGAGAGGCTTGCCTTTCGGTTGCTCTAAAGAAGAAATTGTGCAGTTTTTTAGcg GGCTGACGGTGGCCCCTGACTGGGTGCACTTGCTCTCCGACCACACGGGGCGGGCCTCGGGCGAGGCGTTTGTATACTTCGTTGACAAGCAGAGCGCTCAAGACGCTCTCAACAGGGACAGGGAGAAAATAGGACACAG ATACATAGAGGTGTTCATGAGCTCCGCGGACGAGATGCGAGCGTACCGCTCGCGTATGGAGAGCGGTGGCGGGTTCAAATCCTCGAGAGGCTACCGACCCACGCCCTACGATAGGAATGACAGATATGGAAGCCGTTTCGGAAACAGGGGACGGGGAAGCTCGTTCGGACGAG GCGGCAGCGGTGGCGGTGGTGGTAACAGTAGTGGTGGCGGGGGTGGCTACTCTCGCGGCGGTGGTCGTCGCGGCGGCAGCTACTGCGTGCACATGCGCGGATTGCCCTTCAAGGCCACGCCGCAGGATATCGCTTAC ttttttaaaCCTATCCGGCCGATGAATATAAACATCCTATATGATAACAGCGGTAGACCATCCGGTGAAGCAGACGTTGAATTCGAATGTCACGAAGACGCCATGAGA
- the LOC113402404 gene encoding peptidyl-prolyl cis-trans isomerase 8 isoform X1: MTVDGDDKPQRDRVFMDISIGGLPSGRIIFELFNDIAPKTAENFRSLCAGDMGIGKNTGKPLTYKGMVFHRVVKDFMIQGGDFTHANGTGGESIYGGTFEDETFELQHDRPYLLSMANRGKDTNGSQFFITTQPAPHLDNVHVVFGHVAGGAALVRQLEALAVDRNARPLQDVVVANCGQLVRLKPGKKRKQEKEKEKESGEESDQSHKKDRKKKKDKKKRRHSDRSADDEVPEAPSHPLVTTSKIDPREIPEVPTNRFLMRGGRDQDRDNRNDARRDRERMHYRERERHSYTRSGRIIKGRGVFRYRTPSRSRSRSATPPHWRQAQRRIVKLQHVEIERRPIELERPKSKVAVQHHSKEGEEGTPERPREKEEGECDSTLDQSRHEKIDYNALDFEEDIEHDDRVAGSERAELLARALGVNPKRHDEWRGEARSPRRGPQSAVAAVPPPAAPAAPAAPAGPPGEYDPFSLLRSTFTKNRPASRKEERPERYDKHREEKQLRDKHRNEREQKYSEHDDKTRNSNRQHPKEDRRQPDDERKSSERERNKERRDRTDVAKDNLKEVPLERQKSREDKRDRSRERYWSKERSDKREKDDRRERSREKDRNRDDKKKNDKDRKANSANVKDRSKSPTPERKQSSDRKSTDEEKKKEEERNEARKELMEIVRLIKSRQRERESKASETKKKRRSSSSSSDLDDRDKRHRSRSRGARPRRSRSPRSPRSPRSPRARRARRSGSSD, from the exons ATGACGGTGGACGGTGATGATAAACCCCAAAGGGACCGTGTGTTTATGGATATTTCGATTGGTGGCTTGCCGTCCGGtcgtataatatttgaattatttaacgaTATAGCACCTAAAACTGCTGAGAATTTTCGTTCACTATGTGCTGGAGACATGGGCATTGGAAAAAATACAGGAAAACCTTTAACTTATAAG GGTATGGTCTTTCATCGAGTGGTGAAAGACTTCATGATACAAGGTGGTGACTTTACTCATGCCAACGGAACTGGTGGTGAATCAATTTATGGAGGGACATTTGAAG ATGAAACTTTTGAGCTCCAACATGATAGACCATATTTGCTGTCCATGGCTAACAGGGGCAAGGACACAAATGGTTCACAGTTCTTTAT AACAACACAGCCGGCGCCCCATCTCGACAA TGTGCACGTAGTGTTCGGGCAcgtggcgggcggcgcggcgctgGTGCGCCAGCTGGAGGCGCTGGCCGTGGACCGCAACGCGCGCCCGCTGCAGGACGTCGTCGTCGCCAACTGCGGCCAGCTCGTGCGCCTCAAGCCCG GCAAGAAGCGTAAGCAAGAAAAGGAAAAAGAGAAGGAGAGTGGGGAGGAATCGGACCAGTCCCACAAGAAAGATAGGAAGAAGAAGAAGGACAAGAAGAAGAGACG CCATTCAGACCGTTCAGCCGATGATGAGGTCCCCGAAGCGCCATCTCATCCCCTGGTCACAACATCTAAGATAGACCCGAGGGAGATACCTGAAGTACCAACTAACAGGTTTCTCATGAGAGGGGGTCGTGATCAAGACAGAGATAATAGGAATGACGCCAGGAGGGACCGAGAAAG gaTGCATTACCGTGAAAGGGAACGTCACTCTTACACCCGCAGTGGGAGAATCATAAAAGGTCGTGGAGTATTT CGCTACCGCACGCCGTCCCGCTCGCGCTCGCGCTCGGCCACGCCGCCGCACTGGCGCCAGGCGCAGCGCCGCATCGTCAAGCTGCAGCACGTCGAG ATTGAACGCAGGCCTATAGAACTGGAGAGACCAAAGAGCAAAGTGGCCGTGCAGCATCACAGCA AAGAAGGAGAAGAGGGCACTCCTGAGAGACCGCGGGAGAAAGAGGAGGGAGAGTGTGATTCAACTTTAG ATCAATCTCGTCACGAGAAGATAGATTACAACGCGTTGGACTTCGAAGAGGATATAGAACACGACG ATCGCGTGGCGGGCTCGGAGCGCGCCGAGCTGCTGGCGCGGGCGCTCGGAGTCAACCCCAAGCG GCACGACGAGTGGCGCGGCGAGGCGCGCTCCCCGCGGCGCGGCCCGCAGTCGGCCGTGGCCGCCgtgccgccgcccgccgcgcccgccgcgcccgccgcgcccgcgggGCCGCCCGGGGAGTACGACCCCTTCAGTCTGCTGCGCAGCACCTTCACCAAGAACAGGCCCGCCAG TAGGAAAGAAGAACGTCCAGAGAGGTACGATAAACACAGAGAAGAGAAACAATTACGTGACAAGCACAGAAACGAGAGGGAGCAAAAATACTCGGAACACGACGACAAGACCAGGAACTCGAATAGACAGCACCCGAAGGAAGATAGGCGTCAACCAGACGACGAAAGGAAGTCGAGCGAAAGGGAACGAAACAAGGAACGCAGGGATCGCACCGATGTCGCGAAAGACAATCTTAAAGAGGTGCCTTTGGAAAGACAGAAGTCCAGAGAGGATAAGCGCGATAGGTCTAGGGAGAGGTATTGGTCCAAGGAGAGGAGCGATAAGAGGGAGAAGGACGATAGGAGGGAGAGGTCGAGGGAGAAAGATAGGAATAGAGATGACAAGAAGAAGAATGATAAGGACAGGAAGGCTAACTCGGCGAATGTTAAGGATAG ATCAAAATCACCAACTCCTGAACGCAAACAATCGTCGGATCGCAAGTCTACGGACGAAGAAAAGAAAAAG GAGGAAGAAAGGAACGAGGCTCGCAAGGAGCTGATGGAGATAGTCCGTCTCATCAAGTCGAGGCAACGCGAGCGGGAAAGTAAAGCCTCAG AGACTAAGAAGAAACGTCGTTCGTCGAGCTCGTCCTCGGACTTGGACGACCGAGACAAGCGTCACCGCAGTCGGAGCAG AGGGGCCCGCCCGCGCCGCTCGCGCAGCCCCCGCAGCCCCCGCAGCCCGCGCAGCCCCCGCGCGAGGCGCGCCCGCCGCTCCGGCTCGTCCGACTAA